From a single Bacteroidota bacterium genomic region:
- a CDS encoding multidrug efflux SMR transporter, with translation MNWIILIIAGLFEVTFAFCLGKAKDASGNEMYLWYTGFILALALSMVLLVKATQTLPIGTAYAVWTGIGAVGTALIGILIFKEPATFLRLLFITTLIGSIVGLKVVSE, from the coding sequence ATGAACTGGATCATTTTAATTATTGCCGGATTATTTGAAGTGACATTTGCATTTTGCTTAGGAAAAGCGAAAGACGCTTCCGGAAATGAAATGTACCTCTGGTATACAGGGTTTATTCTTGCTCTGGCTTTAAGTATGGTGCTGTTGGTGAAAGCCACTCAAACTTTACCTATCGGAACAGCCTACGCGGTTTGGACAGGCATAGGCGCTGTTGGAACTGCATTGATAGGAATATTGATATTTAAAGAACCGGCCACCTTTTTACGATTGCTTTTTATAACGACTTTAATAGGGTCTATTGTTGGATTAAAGGTGGTTTCAGAGTAA